One Acutalibacter muris DNA window includes the following coding sequences:
- a CDS encoding S1C family serine protease, which translates to MNTYDNDNKSTQSESESTVQQKPAAPEYGSANQSNTGAFPYTTQTAAPRYQYPQYQTPPAYQAPAQTQQSSYSWGPGAPQGYYQQPKPAQKKKKGGRFFVKALAAVLACGVVSLGSVGVFAGMIQNGVVNIQSPENAEDTAAFTLYKRVDSDAGATPTATKSGLTTQGVAQKVIPSVVCVQNYQIIEQQNGFFSYFYGMGDEREKSGELSPAGEGSGIILSEDGYIVTNQHVISGADRLSVVTSDGTSYEAELIGEDSQTDLAVIKVNTEDKLTPAEFGSSDDLQVTDQVLAIGNPGGLQFNSSVTIGYVSALNRPVTNGETGFVVNCIQTDAAINPGNSGGALVDLNGLVVGINSSKIAATEYEGMGFAIPSTVVQPIVSDLIEYGYVRDRAMLGITGAFVNRSMSSFYGLPQGYCVGETVTENAKASGLKTNDIITAIDDTQVVAENTVSSYLATKKPGDKVTLTVDRPLTGESGLKIELTLSANTGSNN; encoded by the coding sequence ATGAACACCTATGATAACGATAACAAGAGCACTCAAAGCGAAAGCGAGAGCACCGTACAGCAGAAGCCTGCGGCTCCCGAATACGGCAGCGCAAACCAGTCCAATACCGGCGCCTTCCCCTACACCACACAGACCGCCGCGCCCCGCTATCAGTACCCCCAGTACCAGACCCCGCCCGCTTATCAGGCTCCGGCCCAGACCCAGCAGAGCAGCTACAGCTGGGGGCCGGGCGCGCCCCAGGGCTATTACCAGCAGCCAAAGCCCGCCCAAAAAAAGAAAAAGGGCGGCAGGTTCTTTGTAAAGGCCCTGGCGGCGGTGCTGGCCTGCGGGGTGGTGTCCCTGGGCTCTGTGGGAGTCTTCGCCGGGATGATACAGAACGGCGTTGTGAATATTCAAAGCCCGGAAAACGCGGAGGATACCGCCGCCTTTACCCTCTATAAGCGGGTGGACTCCGATGCGGGCGCCACCCCCACCGCCACCAAATCCGGGCTCACCACCCAGGGTGTGGCACAGAAGGTAATACCCTCCGTGGTATGCGTGCAGAACTATCAGATAATAGAGCAGCAGAACGGCTTCTTCAGCTACTTCTACGGCATGGGCGATGAGCGGGAAAAGTCCGGCGAACTGTCCCCGGCGGGCGAGGGCTCCGGCATAATTCTCTCTGAGGACGGCTATATAGTCACAAACCAGCACGTTATAAGCGGAGCCGACCGCCTGTCGGTGGTCACCTCCGACGGCACCAGCTATGAGGCGGAGCTCATCGGAGAGGACTCCCAGACGGATCTGGCGGTCATCAAGGTGAACACCGAGGATAAGCTTACCCCCGCCGAATTCGGCAGCTCCGACGACTTGCAGGTGACGGACCAGGTGCTGGCCATCGGCAACCCCGGCGGCTTACAGTTCAACTCCAGCGTCACCATCGGCTATGTCTCTGCCTTGAACCGCCCCGTCACCAACGGAGAGACCGGTTTCGTGGTGAACTGCATACAGACCGACGCGGCCATAAACCCCGGCAACTCCGGCGGGGCGCTGGTGGACCTGAACGGACTGGTGGTGGGCATAAACTCCTCAAAGATCGCCGCCACAGAGTACGAGGGCATGGGTTTCGCGATACCCTCGACGGTGGTACAGCCCATCGTCAGCGACCTTATTGAGTACGGCTATGTCCGCGACAGGGCCATGCTTGGCATTACCGGGGCCTTTGTGAACCGGTCCATGTCCAGCTTCTACGGCCTGCCCCAGGGCTACTGTGTGGGCGAGACCGTCACGGAGAACGCCAAGGCCTCGGGCCTTAAGACCAACGACATCATAACCGCTATCGACGACACGCAGGTAGTGGCGGAGAATACGGTCTCCTCCTATCTTGCCACAAAAAAGCCCGGCGACAAGGTGACTCTCACCGTGGACCGGCCGCTGACCGGCGAGAGCGGATTGAAAATAGAGCTGACACTGTCGGCCAATACAGGCTCCAATAACTAA
- a CDS encoding GyrI-like domain-containing protein, with the protein MEYKIVNKPAFSVIGRLGSTEAGEGFIARLWQQANENFPQVAPLAKKNPDGSFAGFWGLMSDMGMNFAPWEDGFTRGLYLAGVEVESGAEAPEGWVKWDAPAREYLVAPAGPEAFSLALEHIKEQGWTLSGAVYDFTDPGSGEASQYFPIDKTYGNEVSL; encoded by the coding sequence ATGGAATACAAAATTGTGAATAAGCCGGCGTTTTCAGTAATAGGCCGGCTTGGCTCCACAGAGGCCGGCGAGGGGTTTATCGCCCGGCTCTGGCAGCAGGCCAACGAGAATTTTCCCCAAGTCGCACCCCTTGCAAAGAAAAACCCCGACGGCTCCTTCGCCGGGTTCTGGGGGCTTATGTCAGATATGGGCATGAACTTTGCCCCCTGGGAGGACGGCTTCACCCGCGGGCTCTACCTTGCGGGCGTGGAGGTCGAGAGCGGCGCAGAGGCCCCGGAGGGCTGGGTGAAATGGGACGCGCCCGCCCGGGAGTATCTCGTCGCCCCGGCGGGGCCGGAGGCCTTTTCCCTTGCGCTGGAGCACATTAAGGAGCAGGGCTGGACCCTCTCGGGGGCAGTGTATGACTTTACGGACCCGGGCTCCGGGGAAGCGAGCCAGTATTTTCCCATTGACAAAACTTATGGAAATGAGGTATCATTATGA
- a CDS encoding MFS transporter: protein MFKKYKNSYLSYIFLYAGFYLAFAAYSAVLSVYLTGIGKNDREMSLILSSAGLFSLGLVPVLGYIADRAKNQKLVAAVLLISAAALGWVFSAVNGLGILFALNGLIMAAMNGLSSICERLAGDSRFRYGVLRVWGTLGFAAGVQGAGLAIELLPGYALFLLVAAACGLSLLGLLGVELRPAVKGSEDSAEKPKFSALLENPQFFLFLLAAFIFSGCSGVNMNYSPVLLSGLGLPTGMVGTVLSIGTMVEIPLFLFSNKFMDRLSGKVLTALVFVLAIVQFSVYGLSKSAWLVMAVVVLLKAVTSTLYMMLTLKMVRCLIPAGLTTTGLAVVGAVNSLAGMVMQNVCGWLAGEWGIGSMYLFMAGCCVVGLIITMFLRVRNTETVFS from the coding sequence GTGTTTAAAAAATATAAAAACAGCTATCTAAGCTACATATTCCTATACGCGGGTTTTTACCTGGCCTTCGCGGCCTACAGCGCGGTGTTGTCGGTATATTTGACCGGCATTGGGAAAAACGACCGAGAAATGTCCCTGATACTCTCCTCGGCGGGGCTGTTCTCCCTGGGGCTGGTCCCGGTGCTGGGCTACATAGCCGACCGGGCCAAGAACCAGAAGCTGGTGGCGGCGGTCCTGCTGATATCCGCAGCGGCGCTGGGGTGGGTATTTTCGGCGGTGAACGGGCTGGGAATACTGTTCGCCCTGAACGGCCTTATCATGGCGGCGATGAACGGCCTGTCGTCCATATGCGAGCGCCTTGCCGGGGACAGCCGCTTCAGGTACGGGGTGCTGCGGGTATGGGGCACCCTAGGCTTTGCCGCGGGGGTTCAGGGGGCAGGGCTCGCCATAGAGCTGCTGCCGGGGTACGCGTTGTTTCTGCTGGTGGCGGCGGCCTGCGGGCTGAGCCTTCTGGGACTTCTGGGAGTGGAGCTGCGTCCAGCGGTAAAGGGCTCGGAGGACAGTGCGGAAAAGCCAAAGTTCTCCGCGCTTTTGGAAAACCCCCAGTTCTTTCTGTTTCTCCTGGCGGCGTTCATATTCTCCGGCTGCTCCGGGGTGAACATGAACTACTCGCCGGTGCTCCTCTCCGGGCTGGGGCTGCCCACCGGCATGGTGGGCACGGTGCTGTCCATAGGCACCATGGTGGAGATACCCCTTTTTCTATTCTCCAACAAATTCATGGACAGGCTCTCGGGGAAGGTGCTTACGGCGCTTGTATTTGTGCTGGCAATAGTCCAGTTTTCGGTGTACGGCCTGTCAAAGTCGGCGTGGCTGGTGATGGCGGTGGTGGTGCTTTTAAAGGCGGTCACCTCCACCCTCTACATGATGCTGACCCTAAAGATGGTGCGCTGTCTGATCCCGGCGGGGCTTACCACCACGGGGCTGGCGGTGGTGGGGGCGGTGAACAGCCTTGCGGGCATGGTCATGCAGAATGTATGCGGCTGGCTTGCGGGGGAGTGGGGCATAGGCTCCATGTACCTGTTCATGGCCGGGTGCTGCGTTGTGGGGCTGATAATCACCATGTTCCTGCGGGTGCGCAATACTGAAACTGTATTCAGTTAG
- a CDS encoding transglutaminase domain-containing protein yields the protein MTEEMRKHYLEYGPFTYPGLYEEYFRSLPDDPSELGHLISHQIIHRVTLREGNKNANFDLRYGDMDRWPWYRSECQDDIYLTAPAIAAGLFRLDGRGFVPDRAVEHKLVLTCRFVSVLVTSIYKAKGVPCRSRAGFAPYIGENSMDHWINQVWLPQEGRWLTFDADGFYEGFPMPVTQYDMEPGQFDWSAKAWLDIRSGKTDGARFLYADGLGTNGLRSVGRYLVYDFHALMNHEISYVLQPRFMEPLLFRGESLPEEDMALLDKLAELLMEPDKNFDKLLNIWNTERKLRDLTSPLVG from the coding sequence ATGACAGAGGAAATGCGAAAGCACTATCTTGAATACGGCCCCTTCACCTATCCGGGGCTGTATGAGGAATATTTTCGGTCTTTGCCGGACGACCCCTCTGAACTGGGGCATCTGATATCCCACCAGATAATCCACCGGGTGACCCTTCGGGAGGGCAACAAAAACGCCAACTTCGACCTGCGCTATGGCGACATGGACCGCTGGCCCTGGTATCGCTCCGAGTGCCAGGACGACATATACCTCACGGCCCCTGCCATAGCCGCCGGGCTCTTCAGGCTGGACGGGCGCGGGTTCGTCCCCGACAGGGCCGTGGAGCATAAGCTGGTGCTCACCTGCCGGTTCGTGTCGGTGCTGGTGACCTCCATTTATAAGGCAAAGGGAGTGCCCTGCCGCAGCCGGGCAGGCTTCGCGCCGTACATCGGCGAAAACAGCATGGACCACTGGATAAACCAGGTCTGGCTCCCGCAGGAGGGCCGCTGGCTCACCTTCGACGCGGACGGCTTCTATGAGGGTTTCCCCATGCCGGTGACCCAGTACGACATGGAGCCCGGTCAGTTTGACTGGTCCGCCAAAGCCTGGCTGGATATCAGAAGCGGCAAAACGGACGGCGCGCGTTTTCTCTATGCCGACGGCCTTGGGACCAACGGCCTGCGCTCTGTGGGAAGATACCTCGTGTACGATTTCCACGCTCTGATGAACCACGAGATCTCCTACGTCCTCCAGCCCAGGTTCATGGAGCCGCTTCTCTTTAGGGGGGAGAGCCTGCCCGAGGAGGACATGGCGCTGCTGGACAAGCTGGCGGAGCTCCTTATGGAGCCGGATAAGAACTTTGACAAGCTGCTAAATATTTGGAACACGGAGAGGAAACTCCGTGACCTGACGAGCCCTCTGGTGGGCTAA
- a CDS encoding flavodoxin family protein, with the protein MEKGYNEIKIQSDRGFKTIKILIINGGPHRGNTWLLTEKAKEYLAGKSIVFTEVHLSDMGLPFCTGCSGCFRLGHKACPHNGAVQPVMDLIEQSDGVIFSVPCFQGHLPGILKNFTDHMAFMLHRPRYFTKKALIISTTGGVMARSTTKALSSTLTGWGFNRCYQLPVAAYSWNDYRPTEKDLRKTYKIAGKFYRDVSSGKMHVPKAGVLIPFNLFQALTSVKTDYPTEDNDFWPRYRGMRYAPGIPLTPGKRLLGWLIYQMGRALSKSTTVTYRK; encoded by the coding sequence TTGGAAAAGGGGTATAATGAAATAAAAATTCAGAGTGACAGGGGTTTCAAAACTATAAAAATACTTATTATAAACGGCGGGCCCCATCGGGGCAACACCTGGCTCCTGACGGAGAAAGCGAAAGAATATCTGGCGGGCAAGTCCATCGTCTTTACTGAGGTGCACCTGTCGGACATGGGCCTGCCCTTCTGCACCGGGTGCAGCGGCTGCTTCCGTCTGGGACATAAGGCCTGCCCGCATAATGGAGCCGTCCAGCCGGTCATGGACCTGATAGAGCAGAGCGACGGCGTGATATTTTCCGTGCCCTGCTTCCAGGGGCACCTGCCCGGCATACTCAAGAACTTCACCGACCATATGGCTTTTATGCTCCACCGCCCCAGATACTTCACAAAGAAAGCTCTCATAATAAGCACCACCGGGGGAGTTATGGCCAGGAGCACCACAAAGGCCCTCTCGTCGACCCTTACCGGCTGGGGGTTCAACAGGTGCTATCAGCTGCCCGTGGCGGCCTACAGCTGGAACGACTATAGGCCCACGGAAAAGGACCTGCGAAAGACCTATAAAATAGCCGGAAAGTTCTATCGTGACGTGAGTTCCGGGAAAATGCACGTGCCAAAGGCGGGCGTGCTCATACCCTTCAACCTGTTCCAAGCGCTGACAAGCGTGAAAACGGACTACCCCACCGAAGACAACGATTTCTGGCCCAGGTATCGGGGCATGAGGTACGCGCCGGGGATACCGCTGACCCCGGGCAAGAGGCTCCTGGGCTGGCTGATATATCAGATGGGACGCGCGCTTTCAAAGTCAACAACGGTCACATATAGGAAATAA